The genome window ATCAAGCCCACGGACGCGGGCCGCGCCTGGATCAGTACCATGGGCACGCCGCAGGAGGCGCCGCCCTATCCGCAAGCCAAGCCGTATTTCCTCATCGATGGTGGCCTGTGGGACGAACGCGACTGGCTGAGCCAGCTGGCGCGGCGCACGGCGGACGCCTTGCCGCCGCCGAAACCCAAGCCGCCGCCCAAGCCCAGAAAACCGGCTTCAAGCAGCTAATACGCTGTTTTCGCACGCCTTGCCCTGCAGGAAGCATTGCAGGTTGTGGTAGGTGATGGCAGCGATCTCGCGCAGCGCTTCGATGGTGAAGAAGCCCTGGTGACCCGTCACCAGCACGTTCGGGAACGTCATCAGGCGCTGGAAGATGTCGTCGTCGATGATGTCGGACGAGCGGTCCTGGAAGAACAGATTGCTTTCCTGTTCATACACGTCGATGGCCAATGAGCCCAGCTGGCGCGATTTGAGCGCTTCGATGACGGCGCCCGTGTCGATCAGGCCGCCGCGCGAGGTGTTCACCAGCATGGCGCCCTTCTTCATCAGCGGCAAGGTTGCTTCGCTGATCATGTGGCGCGTGCTGTCCATCAGCGGGCAATGCAGCGAGACGATGTCGGACTCGGCCAGCAACTGCGGCAGTTCCACCATCGTGCCCAGCTGCGCGAACGCGGGCGCCGGATACGGGTCGTGGCCCAGCACCGTGCAGCCGAAACCTTTAAAAATGCGCGCCGTGGCCAGGCCGATCTTGCCCGTGCCGACGATGCCCACCGTCTTGCCGTGCAAGGTGGAGCCCAGCAAGCCGTCCAGCGAAAAATTGCCTTCGCGCACGCGGGCATACGCGCGGTGCGTGTGGCGGTTCAGCGTTTGCACCAGGGCCAGCGTGTATTCGGCCACGGCTTCCGGCGAATACGCAGGCACGCGGGCGACGAACAGGCCCAGGCGCTTCGCCGCTTCCAGGTCGAGGTTGTTGTAGCCGGCGCAGCGCAGCAAAATGGCGCGCACGCCATAGCCGTGCAGGGCTTCCAGCACGGGCGCGTCGAGCACGTCGTTGACGAAGACGCAGACAGCCTCGGCGCCTTGCGCCAGGATCGCGGTTTCCTGGCTCAGCAAGGCGCTGTGGTAGACCAGTTCGATGCCGTCCGGCTCGGGTTGGGATGGCAAGGCTTCATCGAAGAAACGGCGGTCGTAGGGCTGGCTGGCAAAGAAGGCGATTTTCATGGTGAGTCCTGGAACTTGCTGGATGGCTAAACTGCATCATAGCGCAAGCGCCCTGCCCCACGGCGTACGCCTGGCACCGTTGATCGCCTATTTGGGTTCGCGGGGCAAGGTCAGGACGTGACGCAGATACGCTGTTTCCTCGGCGTGCTGCGCGTGGTAGCGCGCGCGCGCGGCGCGCATGGCCGCGTGGTGGGCCGCGATACCCGTTTCCGTCAGCTCGACGCCGAAGTCCGCCGGCACCGGCACAGGGCCGCCGAACAGGCGCGCCAGGATGAAGCGGCCCACATTGTCGCGGTAGTGCGATGCTTCCCAGTAATAGCGCATTGCGCGCGCGCCCGTCACTTGCGGGATAGCCTCGCTGGTGATGCTGTTGAAGCCGGAAAAATCGTACACGCGCACGTCGCAGCCTTCACCCCGGTAGCGCTGGGCCATCCGCGCCAGGTCGCGCTGCCATGTTTCCATGGCGTCCCACTTGCCGCGCCAGTACAGGGCGTCGAGCGTGAGCGCATGCGTGGGATTGATGTACAGGCGCAAGCGCGTGCCGCCCCGGCACAGTTTGCCGACGCTGGCATCGAAGGCGCGCAGCGCGGGCGCCGTCGGCCCCAGGCCATCGCCAAACTCCTGCAGGCGCGGCGTGAAGGCGCGCGCCGTGCCGGTCCAGGTACGGTTGCGGCTGGTGAGGCAGGTCTCGTCGCGCTGGCCGTGCAGCGCCAGGCTGGACAGGCAGACGCCGTCATAGGTACCGCTGAGGATGCGCCAGGTGTCGCGCGTCATGTCGACCGTCAGGCCGCGCTTGATATTGAGCAAGGCGCGCCGCGCGAAGAACGCGGGGCCGGCGGCCGTCAAGCCCGGCTCCACGCCGGCCGCGCCCAGTTCCAGCGAGAACGAGGGCGCGTCGATGCCCCACACCATGGTGTCGACATGGCTGACCCTGGCCGCGTGCTCGGCCAGGCGCATGGCTTCGCCGATCGAGGCACCCGAAACGGCGCTGTTGAAGACACTCTTGCCTTCGAACAAAGTGCGCACACTCGTCGTCGGCAAGCCCATTTCCGTGCGCGAATTGCCGATATACACGACGGCGGGCCGGTAGCGCGCCACGGCATACGTCTTGCCCCACACGCTGAGTTTTTCGGTCGTCGGCCGCAATCGCTGCAGCAGCGGGCTGTCCCACTGATGCAGCAAGTACGGATCGACGTGATAATTCACGGCGGAAACGAGGGCCAGCGCGGCCAGCACGCAGGCAAGGAAGATGGCGAGGTAGCGGCGGGCGGAAGTGTCCATGAGCAGAATTGGAAGTTGAAAAT of Janthinobacterium sp. PAMC25594 contains these proteins:
- a CDS encoding TfoX/Sxy family protein; amino-acid sequence: MASQQGTVDFLLDQLAGAGGVSAKKMFGEYGLYCDGKMFAIVADDQLFIKPTDAGRAWISTMGTPQEAPPYPQAKPYFLIDGGLWDERDWLSQLARRTADALPPPKPKPPPKPRKPASSS
- a CDS encoding 2-hydroxyacid dehydrogenase, with amino-acid sequence MKIAFFASQPYDRRFFDEALPSQPEPDGIELVYHSALLSQETAILAQGAEAVCVFVNDVLDAPVLEALHGYGVRAILLRCAGYNNLDLEAAKRLGLFVARVPAYSPEAVAEYTLALVQTLNRHTHRAYARVREGNFSLDGLLGSTLHGKTVGIVGTGKIGLATARIFKGFGCTVLGHDPYPAPAFAQLGTMVELPQLLAESDIVSLHCPLMDSTRHMISEATLPLMKKGAMLVNTSRGGLIDTGAVIEALKSRQLGSLAIDVYEQESNLFFQDRSSDIIDDDIFQRLMTFPNVLVTGHQGFFTIEALREIAAITYHNLQCFLQGKACENSVLAA